Below is a genomic region from Pseudomonas berkeleyensis.
TCGAACAGGGTGCTACCCAGTTGTTCCTCCAGTTGGCGAATCTGGTGGCTGACGGCGCTGTCGGTGACGCATAGCTCGGCGGCGGCACGGCCGAAATGGGCATGCCGCGCGGCGGCTTCGAAGGTGCGCAGGGCGGTGAGCGAGGGCAGACGGCGCATGACGATCCCGGTTCGGTCGAAAACGCGCATCCTCGCCCAGCCATGGATGGCCGACAAGTTTCGTAGCGTGTCGCAAGGCCGCCCAGACATTGCGCGCCGGTGATTGCAGTTATGGCTGGCTGAACTCCAGGCGTGTTTCACGCATCGCTCTATGAAGCCGGTGCGCGCAGCGCACCCTACGCAAAGCCACCTGCGGCTATCCCGGCAAGTGCTTCACTCGTTCGAGCGTAGGGTGCGCCGTGCGCACCAACTGCCTCGACTAGGTTCCGCTCAGGCTATGCAGCACCTGCTCGATGCGCTGCTGCAGCGAGCCGGTCAGCCGGGTGAATGGCCAGCCGCGCCGCGTCAGTTCCTGCTCGTACCACTGGTTCTGGCGACGGCGAAAGGTCTCGTCCTGACGCGTACCATCCTGCACGAAGGGGAAGTCATCGGCGCACAGGAACAGGTGGTGATAGTGCCGCTCGGCCAACTGCTCCAGTTCGACCTCGGCGCGGCCGAACAGCTCACGGCAGTAGAACAGCGTGGTCAGGGGCGTGGTGTCGCAGACCAGGTAGCGCCGGCACTGCCCGGCCAACTCGCCCTCCCGCGCGACCTGGGTGCGGCCGATGCGCAGCAGGTCGTCATAACCGAGCACACCGCCCTGCTCTTCCCACAGTTCGCGGCCGTACTCGGCGGCATGCCGCGTGCCCAGCGCCTCGGCCAGTGCCGCGGCAAGGCTGCTCTTGCCGGTGGACTCACCGCCGAGCAAGGCGATGCGCTCGACGAAGTCGGCATAGACCAGCGGCGCCAGATACTCGCGCAAACCATGGATATCGGCGCGTAGACGTGTCCCGGACACCGGCACCTGCGTGCGCGCCCGGTCGATCTCGACGTGTTGCACCGCTCGCCCGAAGCATCGGCTCAGATGCGCCGCGAAGCCCTCGCCATAGGCCTCGCTGGTGAATACCGCATCGACCGACTGCCCCAGCACGGCCAGGCAGAAGTCGGCAACGAACTGGCGCTGCACCGCATCGGGCTCGGATTCGTCGGGCAGATCAGGCAGCGCCAGGCCCTGCGCACGCTGCCGAGCCACCCACTCGGGCGTCACCACCCAGCTGCGCAGTTCGGGAAAGCG
It encodes:
- a CDS encoding AAA family ATPase, translated to MTRRFAIGLVVGKFAPLHLGHEWLIRQAQAQCEQLVLLSWSRPERAGCEPERRANWLRIRFPELRSWVVTPEWVARQRAQGLALPDLPDESEPDAVQRQFVADFCLAVLGQSVDAVFTSEAYGEGFAAHLSRCFGRAVQHVEIDRARTQVPVSGTRLRADIHGLREYLAPLVYADFVERIALLGGESTGKSSLAAALAEALGTRHAAEYGRELWEEQGGVLGYDDLLRIGRTQVAREGELAGQCRRYLVCDTTPLTTLFYCRELFGRAEVELEQLAERHYHHLFLCADDFPFVQDGTRQDETFRRRQNQWYEQELTRRGWPFTRLTGSLQQRIEQVLHSLSGT